DNA from Chitinivibrionales bacterium:
TTCAGATTTTATAGATATGCTTCAGTCAACCTGTCCATATTAATCTTGATCAAGTTGTAGTTAAATGCATTTGTTGAGACGCAGACAGCGAGCTTATAATCCTTTGCCGGTTCATGCAGAATGAATTTCCAGCCTTCGATCTTTCCATTTGAACTTAATCGTATTTCCGGAGCCAAACCCATATAGAGATCGAAATAAAAGGAATCCAGCGGCATATGCATTCCTTTCCCCTCGGCCTTGATATAGGCTTCTTTCAACGTCCAGAATCGATAAAAGTAATCAAGCTGATATTCAGGTACGCTGTTTTCAATGAAATTGGCTTCCCGAGGGGCAAAAAAACGCCGGGCTATTTCAAGGTTTATCGGACGCATTTGTTGCACATCGACACCAATTTGACCATTATCCGTCACACCGCATACCACCCAGCCTCCGGAATGGCTGATATTGAAATCTATCGATGGGAATTCTTTCAAATAGGGGCGCTTGTACTGGTTATAAGTCAACTCGGGCATGGCTTGGATCCCATAAACCTTGCGCAAGGTCCATTTCAGCAGGAGTTTGCCAAGAAGGCTCCTATGACGATCCGTCTCTTTTTTGA
Protein-coding regions in this window:
- a CDS encoding 4'-phosphopantetheinyl transferase superfamily protein, with translation MRFKKETDRHRSLLGKLLLKWTLRKVYGIQAMPELTYNQYKRPYLKEFPSIDFNISHSGGWVVCGVTDNGQIGVDVQQMRPINLEIARRFFAPREANFIENSVPEYQLDYFYRFWTLKEAYIKAEGKGMHMPLDSFYFDLYMGLAPEIRLSSNGKIEGWKFILHEPAKDYKLAVCVSTNAFNYNLIKINMDRLTEAYL